The genomic segment TGCCCGGCGGCGCCACACCGGCCGACTTGTCTGCGCGCTCAGTGGGCGCATCACCGGGCAGGTTACCGGCGCTCAGACCATCGCTTAGGACCCGCGGCGTGCCGCGGGGAATCCCGGCGATCAGCGAGTCGACCTCGCTGTCGGCCTGCTCACGCGCGGGGACCATGCCGCGGCCTTCGAGCTGGTTGACCAGCTGCTCGGCAAGGCCGATGCCGCGGCCAGAGAGGTGCTGCGCCCACTGCTGGTCGAGCAGCGATTCGTAGAACTCGGTCTGCTGGCTGTGCAGCAGGTCCGAGCGCGGCGTGGCCTCGCGCATGCTCTTCATCATCATCTGTACGAACAGCGCCTCGAACTGCTTGGCGGCTTCGTCGAGGCCGGCGTTGGGGTCGCGGCTGGCGGTATGCCGCAGGCGCTGAATGCCCTGCATGTCGAGGGCGAACTGGCCGCCGAGATCGTTGCTCATCAGATGATCTCCAGCTCGGCGCGCAGCGATCCGGCGGCCTTGAGCGCCTCGAGGATCGCCATCAGGTCGTTGGGTGTGGCGCCCAGGGCGTTGAGGGCGTTGACCACGTCGGTGAGGTCGGCGCCCTCGACCATCATCAGGGCGCCCTCCTGCTGCTCGACGGCGATGTCGGTGTCGGGCACCACCACCGTCTCACCCTCGCCGAACGGCGCCGGCTGGCTGACCTGGAACTGGGTGTCGATGATGATCGACAGGTTGCCGTGGGCCACCGCGGCGCGGCGCAGGGTCACCGCGCTGTTGAGCACCACCGAGCCGGTGCGCGAGTTGACCACGACCTTGGCCGGCACGTCGTTGGGCGTGACCCGCAGGTTCTCGACCCGCGCCATGAAGTTGACCCTGTCGTTGGGGTCGGCCGGCCCTTGCAGGCGGATGGTACGGCCGTCCTGGGCGGCAGCCACCGGCCAGCCGAAGTCGCGGTTGATGGCCTCGACCACCTGGCGCGCGGTGCCGAAGTCCGACTCTTTGAGCTGCAGGTCGAGCACACCACCGTTGGCACCCAGCTGCAGCGGCACTTCGCGCTCGACCATGGCGCCGCCGCTGATGCGTCCGCCGGCCTGCTGGTTGATCTGCACGCTGGCTCCGCCGGCCTCGGCGCCGGCACCGCTGACCAGCAGGTTACCCTGGGCGATGGCGTAGGTATCACCGTCGGCGCCCTTGAGCGGCGTCATCAGCAGGGTGCCGCCGCGCAGGCTACGCGCGTTGCCCACCGAGGAGACGTTGATATCGAGGCGCTGGCCGGGCCGCGAGAACGGCGGCAGGTCGGCGGTGACCATCACCGCGGCAACGTTGCGCAGCTGCATGTTGGTGCCCGGCGGCACGGTGATGCCCAGCTGCGAGAGCATGTTGGTCAGGCTCTGTCCGGTGAACGGCGCCTGCATGGTCTGGTCGCCGGTACCGTCGAGGCCCACCACCAGGCCGTAGCCGACCAGGGCGTTGTCGCGCACGCCTGCAAAGTCGGCCAGCTCGCGCAGCCGCTCGGCCTGCGCCGGGCTGGTCACCATGGCCAGCAGCAGGGCCAGCATCAGGGCTTGCAGAATGCGGCTGCCACGCAGGAACGTCTTCATCGGCACTCGGCTCCGCTAGAAAGGTGAAACGTTGAGGAAGAAACGCTGCAGCCAACCCATGTGCTGCGCCTCGTTGATATAGCCGTCGCCGACGTACTCGATGCGTGCATCGGCAACCTGGGTCGAGGGCACGGTGTTCTGGCCGGTGATGGTGCGCGGGTTGACGACACCCGAGAAGCGAATGAACTCGACGCCCTGGTTGATGGCGATCTGCTTCTCGCCGCGCACCCGCAGGTTGCCGTTGTGCATCACTTCGAGCACCGACACGGTGATGGTGCCGGTGAAGGAGTTGTTGGCCTCCGAGCCGCCGCCGCCGGAGAAATCGCTGTTGCCGGACACGTCGAAGCCGTAGTCGGCGAGCTGCTCGAGCACGTCGGGCAACTCGAGGAACGACAGCCCCGCCGAGCCGCTGCGCCCGGCGTTGCTCTGGGCGTTCTTGCTGGCACTGACTTCCTCATCGAGCACGATGGTCAGGATGTCGCCGATCATGCGCGGACGACGGTCCTCGAACAGCGGGTGATGGCCGCGGGTCGGCTGGTAGATCGAACCGTTGGGCTCGGGTGGCGGGCGGTCAGCGATGTTGACCTGCTCCTGCTCGCCGACCACCGACGGGCGCGGCATCTGCGCGCAGCCGGTCACGATGGCGACCAGCAGTAGCGCGCCGAGCAGCCGCCAGGGGCGCGATGAGGACGTGTGCCGTTTCATGCTCTCTCCGGGTATCGCTTACAGCTGGCTCAGGCGCGCCAGCATTTCATCGCTGGTCTGCACCGCCTTGCTGTTGATCTCGTAGGCGCGCTGGGTCTGGATCATGCTGACCATCTCCTCCACCACGTTGACGTTGGAGGTCTCGACGTAGCCCTGCATCAGCCGGCCGGCGCCGTTCATGCCCGGCATGGTCTCGTTCATCGGACCGGAGGCGGTGGTCTCGAGGTAGAGGTTGCCGCCGATGCTCTCCAGGCCGGTCGGGTTGACGAAGGTCGCCAGGCTGAGCTGGCCGACCTCCAGGCTCTGGCTGGTGCCCGGCTGGGTCACCGAGACGATACCGTCCTCACCCACGCTGACCGACAGCGCGTTCTCGGGCAGGATGATCGCCGGCTCCACCGGGTAGCCGTTGGCGGTAACCATCTGGCCGTTCTGGTCGAGCTGGAAGCTGCCGTCGCGGGTGTAGGCGGTGTTGCCGTCCGGCATCAAGACCTGAAAGAAGCCGTTGCCGTTGATGGCCAGGTCGCGGGAGTTCTCGGTCTGCTCCAGGCCGCCCTGGTTGTGCAGTCGCTCGGTGGCCACCGGGCGTACGCCGGAGCCGACCTGCATGCCCGACGGCAGGGCATTCTGGATATCGTTCTGGGCACCGGGCTGGCGCAGGTTCTGGTACAGCAGGTCCTCGAACACCGCCCGCGAGCGCTTGAAGCCGTTGGTGCCGACGTTGGCCAGGTTGTTGGAGATGACATCCATCTGCACCTGCTGCGACTCGAGACCGGTCTTGGCGGTCCACAGCGATTTGATCATGAGAGGTTTCCTTAGCCTTGAATGGACAGCAGGTTGTTGGCGCGCTGGGCGTTCTCGTCGGCGCTGTCGATCACCTTCATCTGCATGTCGTAGCGACGCTGGGTATCGATCATCGCCACCATCGACTCGATGGCGCTGACGTTGCTGCCCTCGAGCGAACCGGAGACCACGCGCACGTCCTGGTTGGCAGCGAGGATCGGCACTTCGCCGTCATCGCCGGGCGGCAAGCGGAACAGGCCGTCGTCGCCGCGCGTCAGGGTCTGGTCCTCGGGGTCGACCAGCTTGAGCTGACCCACCGGCACCAGCGCCGTGGGATCTTCGCCGGGGCCGATGGCGCTGATGGTGCCGTCGGCACCGATCGACAGCCTGGCCTCGAGGGGCACGATGATCGGGCCGTCGTCGCCGATCACCGGGCGCCCGACGCTGGTCAGCATGCCGTTGCCGTCGACCTGCAGATCGCCGCGGCGGGTGTAGGCCTCGCCGCCGTCGTCGGTCTGCACCGCCAGCCAGCCGTTGCCCTCCACCGCCACATCGAGCTCACGCCCGGTGGTGCTCACCGGGCCGTGAGAGAAGTCCGAACCCGGCGTGGTGGCGGCCACCGAGGTGCGCGTTGCCAGCAGGCCGTCGCCCTCTACCGGCACCGCGCGCATGGCGTGCAGCTGGGCGCGGAAACCGGCGGTGGCGGCATTCGACAGGTTGTGGTTGACCACCGCCTGCTGATCGAGGCTCTGCTTGGCGCCGCTCATGGCGGTATATAGGATGCGATCCATGGTTCACTCTCCCCGAGGCGTCATCAACGCAGGTTGATGGCGGTCTGCAGGATCTCGTCCTGGGTCTTGATGGTCTGGGAGTTGGCCTGGTAGGCGCGCTGGGAGACGATCATGTCGACCAGCTGCTTGGCCATGTCGACGTTGGACATCTCGACCACCCCGGATTCGATGGAACCGAACATCCCGGTACCCGGCGCACCCACCAGCTCCTGGCCGGAGGCGTTGGTGGCGGTCCAGCCGTTGTCACCGTTGGGCTGCAGGCCTTCGGGGTTGCGGAAGTACGCCAGGGCAATCTGGCCGGCGGGCCGAGACTGCTCGTTGGCGTAGTTCATCATGATGGTGCCGTTGTTCTCGAAGGTAATGCCGACCAGGGCACCGGAAGTGAAGCCATCCTGGGTCAGGGCGCTGGTGGTGGAGTCGTTACCGAACTGGGTGGAGCCGGCCAGGTTGAGTTCGAAATTCAGTGGCTCGGGGTCGTTGCCTAGCGGGGAGTTATCATCAAAGCCGATGTTTTGCTGGGCGCCATCAGCCAAGGTGCCGTTGTTGTTGAACGAGACCCGGAAATCATTGGCGGTACTGTAGTAGCCGTCCATTACCACCTTGGCATCCCAGGTGTTGGAACCAGCAGGGAATGGGGACAAATCATTGGGGTCAGGCTGATCGGCGGCGTCCAGCAGATTGCCGTCTTCGTCATAATATTCACCTTCACCAAGATAATAGACCTCGTCACCATCGGAGAAAGCTAAGCGCCCTTCCTCATCGGCATCCTGACCAATTTTTTCGTAATACACCGTCACATTGCGCGGATTGCCCAGGGAGTCGTAGACGGTAAAGTTATTCGAGTAGTGGTAGTCGATCTCGTTAGCGTCGCCGTTAACCTGGGTGGTACTCAGACCTTGACCAGCATTCTCCCGCGAATCCAGGTTGATGGTGGTGCGCACGTTCTCAGTGGCGCCGGCCGGCATCTCGTCGGCCGGGACGTTGAGCACCTGCGGCTGGCCGCCGACTTGCACCTCACCGGCGGCGTTGAGGCCGTAGCCCATCAGCTGCGCGCCCTGGGCGTTGACCAAGGTGCCGTCCGGGGTCAGGTTGAGCTGGCCGTTGCGCGAGTAGACGATCTCGCCACCCTGCTCGTAGCGCAGGAAGCCCTCACCGCTGACCGCCAAGTCGAGGTTGCGGTTGGTCGACTCGAGGTTGCCTTCGGTGAAGTCCTGTACGGTCGCCGAGACCCGCGTGCCCAGGCCTACCGAGCCGGCGAAGACGTCGGCGAACTGGGTGCTCGAGCCCTTGAAACCGACGGTCTGCGAGTTGGAGATATTGTTGCCCAGGGTGCCGAGGCTAGATGATGCCGCGTTCAACCCGCTCAAGGCCTGTGAAAAGCTCATGGTCCTTCTCCCTGTGTCACCGTGTGGTGGCTATTTTTTTACGCTGCGTGTCGTGAATGGGGCGCTCAGAGGCGCAGAATCTGGCGAATGTCTTCGAGGCTGGCCTGCTCACTGATGCCGCCCAGGTCGAGGCGCGGCGAGCCGTTCTTGTCAGTGGATACCCCGCTGACCACGGCATAGTTGAGCGCCTTGGTGTCGACCTTGTCGTCGCCCGAGGTGGCCTCGAAGGAGATGCTGTAGGCGCCCTGCGGTGCCATCTCGCCGCTGTCGAGCTTGCCGTCCCATTCGAACGACTCGACGCCCGACGACACCGCACCGATGTCGAAGCTGCGCACCACCTGACCGCCACCGTCGCGAATCGTGGCCTTGACGTTGTCTGCCGACTTGCCGAGCTCGATGCCGAACGGCGTGGCGCCGTCCTTGCCGACCAGGATGCGGTCGCCGGGCACCAGCACGCCCTGGCCGATCAACCCCGCGGCCTGGAGGGTTTGGCCGGCATCGATCTGGCCGGTGATGCCCTTGAGGGTCGTGTTGAGCTCCTCGATGCCGCTGACGGTGTTGATCTGCGCCAGCTGCGAGGTCATCTCCGCGTTCTCCATCGGATTGAGCGGGTCCTGGTTCTGCAACTGGGTGATCAGCAGGGTCATGAAGTTTTCGCGCAGGTCCTCCGACTGGCGCGCGCTGCCGCTGCCGGCGGTCGCGTTCATGCTGTTCATCACGCTGCTATCGATGATGTTGGACACGATCAGCCCTCCCCGATGGTCAGGGTCTTGAGCATCATCTGCTTGCTGGTATTCATCACCTCGACGTTGGCCTGGTAGGAGCGCGACGCCGAGATCATGTTAACCATCTCGTGGACCGGCTCGACGTTGGGCATCTGCACATAGCCCTGCTCGTCGGCCAGCGGGTGCTCGGGACGGTACTCCATGCGCAGCGGGCTCTGGTCCTCGACCACTTCGCTGACGCGCACGCCGCCCACGCCGTGGCGGCCCTGGGCCTGGGTCTCGAACATCACCTGCTTGGCACGATAGGCCTCACCGTCGGGACCGGCCACGCTATCGGCGTTGGCCAGGTTGCTGGCGGTGGCGTTCATGCGCTGCGACTGGGCGCTCATCGCCGAGCCGGATATATCGAAGACGGAGAACATCGACATGGACTGCTCCTGTTACTCGGGCTGCATGGCCGACTTGAGGCCCTGAATGCGGCTGTTGATCATGGTCAGTGACGCTTGGTAGCGCACCGCGTTATCGGCGAACTGGGTGCGCTCACGGTCCATGTCCACGGTGTTGCCATCCAGGCTTGGCTGGTCCGGTACCCGGTAGAGCAGCTCCTGGCCGGCCGGTGCGCTGGCCTGGGCAGGAATGTGCCGCGCCGAGGTGGTGGCCAGGGCCATGCCCTGACCGCCGGTCCTGCCGCTCTCCATCACCTTGGAAAGCTCGCGGGAGAAGTCCATGTCGCGAGCCTTGTAGTTGGGCGTGTCGGCATTGGCGATATTCGCGGCCAGCACTTCGTGGCGCTCGGCGCGCAGATTGAGGGCTTCCTGATGAAAATTCAGGGCACCCGAGAGTTTGTCGATCATCCGCTGAGCCTCCCTTCTCGATGGCCGTTGGCGGCCCTTGGGGTATTGGGTCAGCGTGGAGAATAGAGGAGCCGCTGTCAGGACAAAGGCAAGAACAGGGACCGCTTTTCGCGTCATTTTGAACGTTGTGTTTCTGCCTGGCGGCCTAGAATCGTGATCCTCGGTCAATCTCGCCTGCGCGCTGCGCAGAGGACGTCACCATGCCATTTGCCTGCTCCCTTCGTGTCTGCATCACCACGCTGACCACCGCGCTATGCCTGACCCTGCCGCTGTCGGCCAGCGCCGAGGCCTCGCGCCAGCTGCTGGTCGAGCGGGTCCACGGCTTTCTCTATGAGCGCAGCCGGGACTTGGGCAACGAGGTGCATATCGAAGTGCATCCACCCTCGGCGCACCTGCCGGCGTGCGAGTCACCGCAACCGTTTATTCCTAATGAGCGCGCCCTGTCCCAGGGCCGAATCTCGGTAGGGGTGCGCTGCGGCGACCAGGGCCAGCAGGTGCGCTACATGCAGGCCTCGGTGGCGGTGATCGGTGACTATGTGGTGCTGCGTGAGGACGTCTCGGCCGGCACCGTGATCACTAGCGACATGCTGGAACTCAGCGAAGCGGAACTGGGCAGCCTGCCGCGCGGCGTGATCACCGACCTCGATCAGGTCATCGGCCAGGAGAGCGCCCGTGCGCTGCGCGCCGGCAGCGCCATCACGGCGCAGCAGTTGCGCGAGGTGACCCTGGTGGAACGCGGCGCCTCGGTGCGTATCGAAGCGGTAGGCGACGGCTTTGCGGTCAGCCGCGAAGGCCAAGCCCTGGACAGCGGCGGCATGGGCCGCGAGATCCGCGTGCGACTCGCCAATCGCGAGATCCTCAACGCCGAGGTCAGTGGCCGCAATCGGCTAAGCGTCCATTTTTAACCTCAGCAGCGATTGGCAAAATAGTATTCAAGTTCGCTCCATCCCCGCCGATACTAGGGGAAAGGAACGAGCGAGAGAGGCTTCCCGTGAAAATCGATAGCTCCCACCCCCTGGCGCGCCCCCAGCAAGGCGAGCCGGGTAACACCAGCAAGGCGACGGCCACCGGCAACGCCCCGGCCAAGCCCGGCAGCCCGGCGGCGGTCACGCATTTGAGCGATACCGGCGCCAGCAGCGGCCAGGACATCGACATGGCCCGCGTCGAGGAGATTCGCCAGGCGATCAGCGACGGCAAGCTCGACATCCGTGCCGAACGCATCGCCGACGGCCTGATCGACAGCGTGCGCGACATGCTCGGCCACGACAGCGGCACGCCGCGCTCATGAGCCTGGCCGCCCACCTCGCTCGCCAACAGCAGCGCCTAGAGGCGCTGGTCACGCTGCTCGAGCAGGAGCGTGAGGCGCTGTGTGCCGGACGCGTCGACGGCCAGCAGCTCAACGAGCTGGCGGCCGGCAAGCAGGCCCTGTTCGATGAGCTCGACCGGCTCGAGAGCCAGCGCCGCAGCGCCCAGCACAAGCTCGGTTACGCCGAGGGGCTGCCCGGCGCCGAGGCCGCGGCCCGCGATGCCGACTGCCTGCACGCCTGGCTTGCCATGCGCGACAGTGCCGAACGCGCCCGCCACCTCAACGCCCAGAACGGCGAGCTGATCACCACCCGCCTCAATCACAATCAGCGCACGCTCAACTTCCTGCACGAAGCCGCCGGCAAGGCGCTCTACGGGCCGGACGGCCAGGCCAAGCGCAAGGGGCTGGCGGGAATCGCCTCAAAGGCCTGATCCCAGCCTTGACCTCAACGCAGCGCCTGATCAATAGTCGGTTACGTCGACTTAACAATTGTCAGGCTGGTACGTGGCTCTAGTGCTGCGCTGCTCCTGGCCTTGTAGCAAGTGCCCAGGATGGAGACCGGCATGCCCCACTTCGCAGAACAAGACAGCGCCACCCGCAGCGCTGCAGGGCCCGCCGGCCACTTAGAGGATACCGCCCCCCTGCTACTCCCCGAGGCGTTGGCCAAGGCGGTCGGCGCCAATCGTGCCCTGCCCTCGCTGCCGGCCGCGGTGATGCAAATCATCGAGCTTGCCGACGCCGAGGATGCCAATCTCCAGGAATTTACCGCCGCCATCGAGCGCGACCCGGCGCTGACGCTGCGCATGCTGGGACTGGCCAACAGCGTCTTCCACGCCTACGACACCCCCGCCGAGACCTGCCATGAAGCCGTCACCCGTCTGGGCGTCGACGCCACCCTGTCGGTCGCACTGGGCTTCGGCCTCGCCAATCGTCAGCAGCGCCGCTCTCACGGCCTGGATCTGGATCACTTCTGGCATCGCGCGCTGATCAGTGCCCTGATCGGCCATGCGCTGGCCAAAGCGCTGCACGCCCCTTCGCCGGGTCGCGCCTTCACCCTCGGCCTGCTGCAGGATATCGGCATGCTGGCCCTGGACGCCTGCCTGCCGAGGGGCTATGCCGCGCTGCTGTCGAGCACCGACAGCCACGCTGCCTTGAGCGCCGCCGAGTGCAAGGCATGGGGCTGTGATCATGCGCTGGTGGGTGCCTGGCTCGCCCAGCACTGGGGGTTGCCCGAGCGACTGGTGGCCGGCATTGCCGCCAGTCACCTGCCGCTGGATCAGGTCACCATCGAGCAGCGCTGCGTCAATGCCTCGGGGCAGCTCGCCGAAGCCTGGCTGAGCAGCAACGCTTTGCAGGTCGATGACAGCGAACCGCCGCTGGTCAGCGACCTGCAGCTTGTTGCGCCGGCGCTGAATATCGATTCCGACACCCTGATCGAGCTGCTCTGCGGCCTGCAGCAGACGCTGCCGACCACCGCCGAGCTGATGCACATCAGCTGCCCGCCGGATTTCGATGCCACCCGCACCTTGCTGGTGGCCAAGCAGCAGTTGCACGCCCACCACCTCAAGCTCAGCCAGCAGCTGCTCGACCAGCACCTGGAGATCGAGCGACTGCGCCAGCGCCAGGCCGACCTCGACCAGCGCGTACGCCACGACCCACTCACCGGGCTGTATAACCGCGCCCACCTGGAAATGCTGCTCGAGCAGCACTTCCGTGAGGCGCTGGTTCAAGGCTTGTCGCTGAGCCTGGTATTCATCGACCTGGACCACTTCAAGCAGCTCAACGACCGCTACGGTCATCGGCTCGGCGACGAGGTGCTGAAGGGCTTTGCCGCCTTGCTACGGGAGCTGTTGAGTCGCGAGGTGCTGGGGGGGCGCTACGGTGGGGAGGAGTTCATTCTGTTTCTGCCGGGCGGCGGACGCGAGGCCGCCAGACGTCTAGCCGATACGCTGCAGCAGCACATGGCAGCGCGCAAGCTGGCGATGACCAGCGACCACAGCGAGATTCGCGTCAGTGCATCCATGGGTGTCGTGAGCCTGGCGGACGGCGATTTCGTCAACTCCGCGGACCTGATCCAGGCCGCCGACCAGGCGATGTATGTGGCCAAGCGCGCGGGCCGTGGGCGCATCGTTCACTACCGCGCCGGCATGGCAGCCCAGGAGCAGCAGGACAGCGCCTGACCCTCAGGCTTCCCCCTCCTCCTCGCGGCGGCGCTCCACCGCCCGCCTTACACCGGCCCCCAGCAGCAGCAGCACGGCCAGCGCCACCAGCGGCAGCACCA from the Halomonas sp. 1513 genome contains:
- a CDS encoding flagellar basal-body rod protein FlgG, with product MIKSLWTAKTGLESQQVQMDVISNNLANVGTNGFKRSRAVFEDLLYQNLRQPGAQNDIQNALPSGMQVGSGVRPVATERLHNQGGLEQTENSRDLAINGNGFFQVLMPDGNTAYTRDGSFQLDQNGQMVTANGYPVEPAIILPENALSVSVGEDGIVSVTQPGTSQSLEVGQLSLATFVNPTGLESIGGNLYLETTASGPMNETMPGMNGAGRLMQGYVETSNVNVVEEMVSMIQTQRAYEINSKAVQTSDEMLARLSQL
- the flgF gene encoding flagellar biosynthesis protein FlgF (FlgF, with FlgB and C, makes up the proximal portion of the flagellar basal body rod), translated to MDRILYTAMSGAKQSLDQQAVVNHNLSNAATAGFRAQLHAMRAVPVEGDGLLATRTSVAATTPGSDFSHGPVSTTGRELDVAVEGNGWLAVQTDDGGEAYTRRGDLQVDGNGMLTSVGRPVIGDDGPIIVPLEARLSIGADGTISAIGPGEDPTALVPVGQLKLVDPEDQTLTRGDDGLFRLPPGDDGEVPILAANQDVRVVSGSLEGSNVSAIESMVAMIDTQRRYDMQMKVIDSADENAQRANNLLSIQG
- a CDS encoding flagellar protein FlgN; protein product: MSLAAHLARQQQRLEALVTLLEQEREALCAGRVDGQQLNELAAGKQALFDELDRLESQRRSAQHKLGYAEGLPGAEAAARDADCLHAWLAMRDSAERARHLNAQNGELITTRLNHNQRTLNFLHEAAGKALYGPDGQAKRKGLAGIASKA
- a CDS encoding flagellar biosynthesis anti-sigma factor FlgM — encoded protein: MKIDSSHPLARPQQGEPGNTSKATATGNAPAKPGSPAAVTHLSDTGASSGQDIDMARVEEIRQAISDGKLDIRAERIADGLIDSVRDMLGHDSGTPRS
- the flgH gene encoding flagellar basal body L-ring protein (part of the flagellar basal body which consists of four rings L,P, S and M mounted on a central rod) — its product is MKRHTSSSRPWRLLGALLLVAIVTGCAQMPRPSVVGEQEQVNIADRPPPEPNGSIYQPTRGHHPLFEDRRPRMIGDILTIVLDEEVSASKNAQSNAGRSGSAGLSFLELPDVLEQLADYGFDVSGNSDFSGGGGSEANNSFTGTITVSVLEVMHNGNLRVRGEKQIAINQGVEFIRFSGVVNPRTITGQNTVPSTQVADARIEYVGDGYINEAQHMGWLQRFFLNVSPF
- a CDS encoding flagellar basal body rod protein FlgB, which produces MIDKLSGALNFHQEALNLRAERHEVLAANIANADTPNYKARDMDFSRELSKVMESGRTGGQGMALATTSARHIPAQASAPAGQELLYRVPDQPSLDGNTVDMDRERTQFADNAVRYQASLTMINSRIQGLKSAMQPE
- the flgD gene encoding flagellar basal body rod modification protein (acts as a scaffold for the assembly of hook proteins onto the flagellar basal body rod; Yersinia, Vibrio parahaemolyticus, Bradyrhizobium and other organisms have 2 copies of some flagellar genes; in V. parahaemolyticus one set used for lateral flagella production and the other is used for the polar flagella production), which codes for MSNIIDSSVMNSMNATAGSGSARQSEDLRENFMTLLITQLQNQDPLNPMENAEMTSQLAQINTVSGIEELNTTLKGITGQIDAGQTLQAAGLIGQGVLVPGDRILVGKDGATPFGIELGKSADNVKATIRDGGGQVVRSFDIGAVSSGVESFEWDGKLDSGEMAPQGAYSISFEATSGDDKVDTKALNYAVVSGVSTDKNGSPRLDLGGISEQASLEDIRQILRL
- a CDS encoding flagellar biosynthesis protein FlgI translates to MKTFLRGSRILQALMLALLLAMVTSPAQAERLRELADFAGVRDNALVGYGLVVGLDGTGDQTMQAPFTGQSLTNMLSQLGITVPPGTNMQLRNVAAVMVTADLPPFSRPGQRLDINVSSVGNARSLRGGTLLMTPLKGADGDTYAIAQGNLLVSGAGAEAGGASVQINQQAGGRISGGAMVEREVPLQLGANGGVLDLQLKESDFGTARQVVEAINRDFGWPVAAAQDGRTIRLQGPADPNDRVNFMARVENLRVTPNDVPAKVVVNSRTGSVVLNSAVTLRRAAVAHGNLSIIIDTQFQVSQPAPFGEGETVVVPDTDIAVEQQEGALMMVEGADLTDVVNALNALGATPNDLMAILEALKAAGSLRAELEII
- a CDS encoding flagellar basal body rod protein FlgC yields the protein MSMFSVFDISGSAMSAQSQRMNATASNLANADSVAGPDGEAYRAKQVMFETQAQGRHGVGGVRVSEVVEDQSPLRMEYRPEHPLADEQGYVQMPNVEPVHEMVNMISASRSYQANVEVMNTSKQMMLKTLTIGEG
- a CDS encoding flagella basal body P-ring formation protein FlgA, giving the protein MPFACSLRVCITTLTTALCLTLPLSASAEASRQLLVERVHGFLYERSRDLGNEVHIEVHPPSAHLPACESPQPFIPNERALSQGRISVGVRCGDQGQQVRYMQASVAVIGDYVVLREDVSAGTVITSDMLELSEAELGSLPRGVITDLDQVIGQESARALRAGSAITAQQLREVTLVERGASVRIEAVGDGFAVSREGQALDSGGMGREIRVRLANREILNAEVSGRNRLSVHF
- the flgE gene encoding flagellar hook protein FlgE (the hook connects flagellar basal body to the flagellar filament), with amino-acid sequence MSFSQALSGLNAASSSLGTLGNNISNSQTVGFKGSSTQFADVFAGSVGLGTRVSATVQDFTEGNLESTNRNLDLAVSGEGFLRYEQGGEIVYSRNGQLNLTPDGTLVNAQGAQLMGYGLNAAGEVQVGGQPQVLNVPADEMPAGATENVRTTINLDSRENAGQGLSTTQVNGDANEIDYHYSNNFTVYDSLGNPRNVTVYYEKIGQDADEEGRLAFSDGDEVYYLGEGEYYDEDGNLLDAADQPDPNDLSPFPAGSNTWDAKVVMDGYYSTANDFRVSFNNNGTLADGAQQNIGFDDNSPLGNDPEPLNFELNLAGSTQFGNDSTTSALTQDGFTSGALVGITFENNGTIMMNYANEQSRPAGQIALAYFRNPEGLQPNGDNGWTATNASGQELVGAPGTGMFGSIESGVVEMSNVDMAKQLVDMIVSQRAYQANSQTIKTQDEILQTAINLR